The following proteins come from a genomic window of Labeo rohita strain BAU-BD-2019 unplaced genomic scaffold, IGBB_LRoh.1.0 scaffold_87, whole genome shotgun sequence:
- the LOC127162278 gene encoding secreted protein C-like: MSIVKVIILVVLYHQFICKVLGSPVNNGLDSSWNLSKDDNLANNHHNLDKDSSSNPARTNFSQDATEETGPVNANFSQDATEESGSANGNFSQDATEETGPVNANFSQDATEESGPVNANFSQDATEESGSASGNFSQDATEESGSASGNFSQDATEESGPASGNFSQDATEESGPVNANFSQDATEESGSASGNFSQDATGESGSASGNFSQDATEESGPANGNFSQDATEESGSASGNFSQDATEESGSASGNFSQDATEESGPVNANFSQDATEESGSASGNFSQDATEESGPVNANFSQDATEESGSAATSARMLLKNLVL; encoded by the exons ATGAGTAttgttaaagttattattttggtgGTTTTATATCACCAGTTTATATGTAAAG TACTTGGCTCCCCTGTAAATAATGGCTTGGACTCTTCCTGGAATCTAAGCAAAGATG ACAATCTGGCTAACAACCACCATAACTTGGATAAGGACTCCTCATCTAATCCTGCACGCACAAACTTCAGCCAAGATGCCACAGAGGAAACTGGTCCTGTGAATGCCAACTTCAGCCAAGATGCTACTGAGGAATCTGGTTCTGCAAACGGCAACTTCAGCCAAGACGCTACTGAAGAAACTGGTCCTGTGAATGCCAACTTCAGCCAAGATGCTACTGAGGAATCTGGTCCTGTGAATGCCAACTTCAGCCAGGATGCTACTGAGGAGTCTGGTTCTGCAAGCGGTAACTTCAGCCAGGATGCTACTGAGGAGTCTGGTTCTGCAAGCGGCAACTTCAGCCAGGATGCTACTGAGGAATCTGGTCCTGCAAGTGGCAACTTCAGCCAGGATGCTACTGAAGAATCTGGTCCTGTGAATGCCAACTTCAGCCAGGATGCTACTGAGGAGTCTGGTTCTGCAAGCGGCAACTTCAGCCAAGATGCTACTGGGGAGTCTGGTTCTGCAAGCGGCAACTTCAGCCAAGATGCTACTGAGGAGTCTGGTCCTGCCAATGGAAACTTCAGCCAGGATGCTACTGAGGAATCTGGTTCTGCAAGCGGCAACTTCAGCCAGGATGCTACTGAGGAGTCTGGTTCTGCAAGTGGCAACTTCAGCCAGGATGCTACTGAAGAATCTGGTCCTGTGAATGCCAACTTCAGCCAAGATGCTACTGAGGAGTCTGGTTCTGCAAGCGGCAACTTCAGCCAGGATGCTACTGAAGAATCTGGTCCTGTGAATGCCAACTTCAGCCAAGATGCTACTGAGGAGTCTGGTTCTGCAGCAACTTCAGCCAGGATGCTACTGAAGAATCTGGTCCTGTGA